A stretch of DNA from Limnohabitans sp. MORI2:
GGTCGACTCGATCAGCACCGTGTCTGCATCTGGAGGCGGTGCAGGCGGGTTCATGATCATGTCGTCAGGGCGACCCACATCACCGCTGAACAGAATCCGTCGTCCTGCCACTTCGACCAAGACACTGGCTGCACCCAAGATGTGGCCTGCTGTGCTGAAGGTGGCTTTCCAACCTGGGATGGGCGAGAAGGTGTGTGTTTCACGCTCTGGCTTGAGCAACTGCAACGACAAGAACGCATCATGCTTGCTGTACAAGGGCATGGCTGGTTCATGTTTGGTGTAGCCGTGCCGGTTTAAAAAGGCTGCATCTTCTTCTTGAATATGGCCGCTGTCGGGCAACAAGATCGCGCACAAATCGCATGTGGCTGGTGTGGCGTGGATGTTGCCGCGATAGCCCTGACGGTAGAGCAGGGGAACGTAGCCGCTGTGATCCAGGTGCGCATGCGTCAAGATGACCGCATCGACATCAGTAGGCGTGACAGGCAGCGGGCTCCAGTTGCGTAAGCGCAATTGTTTGTAGCCCTGAAACAACCCGCAATCGACCAGCAGCTTTTTGCCATCGTGCTGGACCAAATACTTAGAGCCGGTGACAGTACCGGTTCCGCCTAAGAAGGTGATGTTGACGCTCATAGGCGAAGTATCCACGTTTTCGGTGAAGACACTTCGCTCTGCGCGTTAATTGAAGAAGCGTTTGAGCTTGTCAGCCCATCCACCCTCAGCAGGTGAATGCTTATTGCCGCCTTTTTTCAATGACTCATCCAGTTCTTTGAGCAGCTTGCGTTGGTGCTCGGTGAGCTTGACCGGTGTCTCCACCGAGATGTGGCAATACAAGTCGCCAGGGAAGCTAGAGCGAACGCCCTTGATGCCCTTGCCACGCAAGCGGAACTGCTTGTCGTTTTGGGTACCTTCAGGAATGTCGATGGCTGCTTCGCCTGCCAGTGTCGGGACGCGAATTTCGCCACCCAAAGCCGCGGTGGTGATGCTGATGGGCACTGAGCAGTGCAAGTCGTCGCCATCGCGCTCGAAGATGTCGTGCTTCTTGACGCGAATCTCGATGAACAAATCACCGGGTGGCCCGCCGTTTGTGCCTGGCTCGCCATTGCCAGTGCTGCGAATGCGCATGCCGTCGTCGATGCCGGCTGGGATTTTGACTTCGAGTGTTTTTTGCTTCTTGATCTTGCCTTGGCCGTGACACATATTGCATGGATCAGGAATGATCTTGCCTGAGCCTCGGCAATGCGGACAGGTTTGCTGCACACTGAAAAAGCCTTGACGCATTTGCACTTGGCCGCTGCCGTGGCAGGTGGTACAGGTTTTGACTGAGGTGCCGGGTTTGGCACCTGTGCCGCTACAGGTTTCACACTCGTCCCAGCTTGGGATTTTGATTTCAGCGTTTTTGCCATTGGCTGCTTCTTCGAGCGTGATTTCCATGGCATAGCTCAAGTCGTTGCCGCGGTAGACCTGACGGCCTCCGGGGCCACGGCGTTGTTGACCAAAGATGTCACCAAAGATGTCGCCAAATGCTTCACCAAAGCCTGCGCCGCCAAAGCCACCGCCAAATCCGCCTGCACCACCGC
This window harbors:
- the dnaJ gene encoding molecular chaperone DnaJ translates to MSKRDFYEVLGLAKGASDDEIKKAYRKLAMKYHPDRNQGDKAKDAEAQFKEVKEAYEMLSDPEKRAAYDQYGHAGVDPNMRGGAGGFGGGFGGAGFGEAFGDIFGDIFGQQRRGPGGRQVYRGNDLSYAMEITLEEAANGKNAEIKIPSWDECETCSGTGAKPGTSVKTCTTCHGSGQVQMRQGFFSVQQTCPHCRGSGKIIPDPCNMCHGQGKIKKQKTLEVKIPAGIDDGMRIRSTGNGEPGTNGGPPGDLFIEIRVKKHDIFERDGDDLHCSVPISITTAALGGEIRVPTLAGEAAIDIPEGTQNDKQFRLRGKGIKGVRSSFPGDLYCHISVETPVKLTEHQRKLLKELDESLKKGGNKHSPAEGGWADKLKRFFN